The Thermasporomyces composti region CAACACCGACAACAAGGGCGCGTCCTACGGCTGCCACGAGAACTACCTGATGTCCCGGGCCACGCCGTTCGCCGACATCGTGCGCAACCTGACGCCCTTCTTCGTCACCCGTCAGGTCTTCTGCGGCGCGGGTCGGGTCGGCATCGGTCAGGATGGCAGCCGCGCAGGCTTTCAAATCAGTCAGCGAGCCGACTTCTTCGAGGTCGAGGTCGGCCTGGAGACGACGCTCAAACGTCCCATCATCAACACCCGGGACGAGCCGCACGCCGACGCCGACAAGTACCGTCGGCTTCACGTCATCATCGGTGACGCGAACCTGTCCGAGATCGCGACCTACCTGAAGGCCGGGACCACCGCCTTGGTGCTGTCGATGATCGAGGACAACTTCCTCACTGTCGACCTGACGTTGGAGCATCCGGTCTCGTCGCTCCACGAGGTGTCGCACGACCCGAGCCTGAAGCATCTGCTCACGCTCAAGAACGGCCGGAAGCTCACCGCCGTCCAGGTCCAGATGGAGTACCTCGACAACGCCCGGAAGTACGTCGAGGATCGGATGGGCTCCGACGTCGATCCCATGACCCGCGACGTGTTGGACCGCTGGGAGTCGGTGCTGACCCGACTGGAGTCCGACCCAATGTCGCTCAGCCGGGAGCTGGACTGGGTGGCGAAGCTGTCGCTGCTCGAGCAGTACCGCGAACGCGACGGCCTGGACTGGAGTAGCCCGAAGCTCCAGCTGATCGACCTGCAGTACTCCGACCTGCGGCCGGAGCGCGGTCTCTACCGACGGTTCGTCCAGCGCGGTCGGATGGAGCGGCTCGTCACCGACGAGGAGATCGAGGCGGCCGTCCACAACCCACCGGAGGACACCAGGGCCTACTTCCGCGGTCGCTGCCTCGCCCAGTACGCCGAGCACGTCGCCGCCGCGTCGTGGGACTCAGTGATCTTCGACCTGCCCGGCCACGAGTCGCTGCAGCGGGTCCCGACGTTGGAGCCGCTGCGGGGCACTCGGGCGCACGTGGGGGAGCTGCTCGACCGCTGTCGCACCGCCGAGGAGCTCGTCCGCGCCATCACCGGCGGCTGAGCCGAGCTCGGCACGGCGCTGGGGCCCGCGCTGGCCGTGACGGCAGGCCCGGCGCCTCCCACGACCCTCCTGACATCGACCTCCGACCTCGCGAAGGCCGGACCGGCGGGGAAGAGCTCCGCGGATGAGTGGCCGGTGTTGATCGTGGGCACGCGGGTACCTGCCTGACGTCGGCGCGCGCTTGTAGGGTCAAAGAAGACCACCCGACCGTGACGGGACGGTCCAGGCGTGGAGCGGCTGGGAAGGTTGGTCGGTATGGCACACGAAGGTGGCGGGCAGCGGCACAGAACGCCCCGGAAGACCTCCGAGGAGGAGGAGCTCACCCAGGTCGAGCCCAGTGAGGCCGCGAAGGAGCGCAAGGAGAAGATCGACGAGGAGGTCGATTCGATTCTGGACGAGATCGACGAGGTTCTTGAGGAGAACGCCGAAGA contains the following coding sequences:
- the dop gene encoding depupylase/deamidase Dop; amino-acid sequence: MSVHRVMGIETEYGISVAGQPTVNPMLSSSQVVNAYAGQVMRTRRARWDFEEENPLRDARGFDLAREFADESQLTDEEVGLANAILTNGARLYVDHAHPEYSSPEVTNPRDLVLWDKAGERVMLEASRRTAEPPLSTPILLYKNNTDNKGASYGCHENYLMSRATPFADIVRNLTPFFVTRQVFCGAGRVGIGQDGSRAGFQISQRADFFEVEVGLETTLKRPIINTRDEPHADADKYRRLHVIIGDANLSEIATYLKAGTTALVLSMIEDNFLTVDLTLEHPVSSLHEVSHDPSLKHLLTLKNGRKLTAVQVQMEYLDNARKYVEDRMGSDVDPMTRDVLDRWESVLTRLESDPMSLSRELDWVAKLSLLEQYRERDGLDWSSPKLQLIDLQYSDLRPERGLYRRFVQRGRMERLVTDEEIEAAVHNPPEDTRAYFRGRCLAQYAEHVAAASWDSVIFDLPGHESLQRVPTLEPLRGTRAHVGELLDRCRTAEELVRAITGG
- a CDS encoding ubiquitin-like protein Pup; this encodes MAHEGGGQRHRTPRKTSEEEELTQVEPSEAAKERKEKIDEEVDSILDEIDEVLEENAEDFVRSFVQKGGQ